Proteins from a genomic interval of Rhizobium sp. SL42:
- the minD gene encoding septum site-determining protein MinD, which produces MGKVVVVTSGKGGVGKTTSTAALGAALAQRNEKVVVVDFDVGLRNLDLVMGAERRVVYDLVNVIQGDAKLPQALIRDKRLETLFLLPASQTRDKDNLTAEGVERVIGELKKYFDWIICDSPAGIERGATLAMRHADMAVVVTNPEVSSVRDSDRIIGLLDSKTLKAERGERIEKHLLLTRYDANRAQRGDMLKVDDVLEILSIPLLGIIPESMDVLRASNIGAPVTLADARSIPAQAYFDAARRLAGESLPITIPGEKRSLLDKIFARRAA; this is translated from the coding sequence ATGGGCAAGGTAGTTGTTGTAACTTCAGGCAAGGGTGGGGTGGGCAAGACCACATCGACTGCCGCACTGGGAGCGGCTCTTGCGCAAAGAAACGAGAAGGTTGTTGTCGTCGATTTCGACGTCGGCTTGCGCAATCTCGATCTTGTCATGGGTGCCGAACGCCGGGTCGTCTATGATCTGGTCAACGTCATCCAGGGCGATGCGAAACTGCCGCAGGCGCTGATCCGCGACAAGCGGCTCGAAACTCTGTTCCTGTTGCCGGCCTCGCAGACCCGCGACAAGGATAACCTGACCGCCGAAGGCGTCGAGCGGGTTATCGGTGAACTGAAGAAGTATTTCGACTGGATCATCTGCGACAGCCCCGCCGGGATCGAGCGCGGTGCGACGCTTGCCATGCGCCACGCCGATATGGCGGTGGTCGTGACCAATCCGGAAGTCTCGTCGGTGCGCGATTCCGACCGCATCATCGGCCTCTTGGATTCCAAGACCTTGAAGGCGGAACGTGGCGAGCGCATCGAGAAGCATCTGCTTTTGACTCGTTACGATGCCAACCGCGCTCAGCGCGGGGACATGCTGAAGGTCGATGACGTGCTCGAAATCCTGTCGATTCCGTTGCTCGGCATCATTCCGGAGAGCATGGATGTACTGCGCGCATCGAATATCGGTGCGCCGGTCACGCTTGCCGATGCCCGCAGCATTCCGGCGCAGGCCTATTTTGATGCAGCACGTCGCCTCGCCGGCGAAAGCCTGCCGATTACCATTCCGGGCGAGAAGCGCAGCCTTCTCGACAAGATTTTCGCACGGAGGGCCGCATGA
- a CDS encoding RES family NAD+ phosphorylase, translating into MRYAGPVYRALNPVFAREPLSGRGAELYGGRFNPKGIPALYASLSMITALREVNQIGSLQPTTLVSYDADIERIFDTRDIEALKARGMDHSMLSANTWRDQMKAEGQSRTQKFSRDLIAEGYCALLVRSFASGAVEEDLNLVLWQWGATAPSRLTLIDDENRLSR; encoded by the coding sequence ATGCGCTACGCCGGCCCAGTCTATCGCGCCCTCAACCCGGTCTTCGCACGCGAGCCGCTCTCCGGGCGTGGTGCCGAACTCTATGGCGGTCGCTTCAATCCGAAGGGAATACCGGCGCTTTATGCTTCGCTGTCGATGATCACCGCATTGCGAGAAGTGAACCAAATCGGCAGCCTGCAGCCAACGACACTGGTTTCCTACGATGCGGACATCGAGCGCATCTTTGACACACGCGACATTGAAGCACTCAAAGCGCGCGGCATGGACCATTCCATGCTCTCGGCCAATACATGGCGCGACCAGATGAAAGCCGAAGGTCAGTCGCGAACGCAGAAATTTTCCCGCGACCTGATTGCAGAGGGTTACTGCGCGCTTCTCGTCAGAAGCTTTGCTTCCGGCGCCGTCGAAGAAGACCTCAATCTGGTACTTTGGCAATGGGGAGCGACGGCACCATCGCGACTGACACTGATTGACGACGAAAACCGGCTCTCAAGGTAG
- the minE gene encoding cell division topological specificity factor MinE produces the protein MSIFSLFRKQHRSAPMARERLQVLLAHERASLESDLVSVLREEILAVIAKHVEFDRDKVQVKMDRDDHVSILEIDVEIPLNAARLAA, from the coding sequence ATGAGCATTTTCTCCCTGTTTCGCAAGCAACACCGTTCTGCACCGATGGCCCGGGAGCGGCTTCAGGTCTTGCTGGCGCATGAACGCGCGTCCCTGGAATCCGATCTGGTCTCCGTCTTGCGCGAAGAAATCCTGGCCGTGATCGCCAAGCACGTGGAGTTCGACCGCGACAAGGTCCAGGTCAAGATGGATCGTGACGATCACGTTTCCATCCTCGAGATCGATGTCGAGATCCCGCTGAATGCGGCAAGGCTTGCCGCATAA
- the minC gene encoding septum site-determining protein MinC, with protein MTKVLTDSRSIRIKGRSFLAVVLAPDLPLDDWLIRLDDLAARSAGFFLGRPVVLDVSDIEIDRSQLKALIAELSARNVSIMGIEGGRASLIEPGMPPALKGGRAAADYEVPQSDMPVEGSKPVAPPAAEPVVVAEHPASAPSLMVREPVRSGQSIVFAQGDITVLGSVASGAEVIAGGSVHIYGALRGRALAGCLGNGEARIFCRKFESELIAIDGVYAMTEDMDPDLRGKPVQLWLEGDAIQVEKMM; from the coding sequence ATGACCAAAGTGCTAACCGATTCCCGTTCCATCCGCATCAAAGGTCGGTCCTTCCTGGCAGTCGTCCTGGCGCCGGATCTGCCGCTCGACGACTGGTTGATCCGACTGGACGACCTGGCGGCACGGTCTGCAGGCTTCTTTCTCGGACGACCGGTTGTCCTGGATGTATCTGACATCGAGATCGACCGTTCCCAGTTGAAGGCGCTGATCGCCGAACTTTCGGCGCGCAATGTCAGCATCATGGGTATCGAGGGCGGACGTGCTTCGCTCATCGAACCTGGAATGCCGCCGGCGCTGAAAGGCGGACGGGCTGCGGCCGACTATGAGGTGCCGCAATCGGACATGCCGGTCGAAGGCTCAAAGCCGGTGGCGCCGCCTGCGGCCGAGCCTGTGGTCGTGGCGGAACATCCTGCTTCGGCGCCATCGCTGATGGTGCGTGAGCCGGTGCGATCCGGGCAGTCAATTGTCTTTGCACAAGGCGACATCACCGTGCTCGGATCTGTCGCGTCGGGTGCCGAAGTGATTGCCGGTGGATCTGTGCATATCTACGGCGCCTTGCGCGGGCGCGCTCTTGCCGGGTGTCTCGGCAATGGCGAGGCACGGATCTTTTGCCGAAAATTCGAATCCGAACTGATCGCGATCGACGGTGTCTACGCGATGACCGAAGACATGGACCCGGACCTGCGTGGCAAGCCGGTTCAACTGTGGCTTGAGGGCGATGCGATCCAAGTTGAGAAGATGATGTGA